In Streptomyces sp. SID8374, one genomic interval encodes:
- a CDS encoding methyltransferase, giving the protein MSETSLPAPDHTAGLREALLAAAFTADGLLDRLGASAYAALARSETVPALRATRGVSPLDTLVRLFLLQRPVPQEQARAALPLEECVQDGWVSVEDGLVRATVDVRPYGGPDGEDWFIVSDLGCAVGGAGGIGSHEEGVVLGVGGASTTLASITVRTPVASALDLGTGSGIQALHAAQHATRVTATDLNPRALEFTRLTLALSGAAPADLREGSLFEPVGAETFDLIVSNPPFVISPGARLTYRDGGMAGDDLCRTLVQQAGDHLNEGGYAQFLANWQHVEGEEWQDRLRSWVPAGCDAWIVQREVQDVTQYAELWLRDSGDHRSDPEAYAERYEAWLDEFEARGTTAVGFGWITLRRSAAAAAGRPSVVVEEWPHAVQQPLGRAVEEHFARQDYLRDQDDAALLAGHFTLATEVVQEQVGLPGAEDPEHVVLRQHRGMMRATKVDAVAAGFAGVCDGSLPAGRILDAIAQLMSEDPVLLRDRTPQAIRLLVEEGFLEPVAGPVAGQGIG; this is encoded by the coding sequence GTGAGTGAGACCAGCCTTCCCGCACCCGACCACACCGCCGGCCTCCGCGAGGCGCTGCTCGCCGCGGCCTTCACCGCCGACGGCCTCCTCGACCGGCTCGGCGCCTCCGCCTATGCCGCGCTCGCCCGCAGCGAGACCGTGCCCGCCCTGCGTGCCACCCGGGGCGTGTCGCCGCTCGACACGCTGGTGCGGCTGTTCCTCCTCCAGCGCCCCGTCCCCCAGGAGCAGGCCCGCGCCGCCCTGCCGCTGGAGGAGTGCGTCCAGGACGGCTGGGTGAGCGTCGAGGACGGCCTGGTCCGCGCCACCGTCGACGTACGGCCTTACGGCGGGCCGGACGGTGAGGACTGGTTCATCGTCTCCGACCTCGGCTGCGCGGTCGGCGGTGCGGGCGGGATCGGCTCGCACGAGGAGGGCGTCGTCCTCGGCGTCGGCGGGGCCTCCACCACCCTCGCCTCCATCACCGTGCGTACGCCGGTGGCCTCGGCCCTCGACCTCGGTACGGGCTCCGGCATCCAGGCGCTGCACGCCGCCCAGCACGCCACCCGCGTCACCGCCACCGACCTCAACCCCCGCGCCCTGGAGTTCACCCGGCTCACCCTCGCCCTCTCCGGCGCCGCCCCGGCCGACCTCCGCGAGGGTTCCCTCTTCGAGCCGGTCGGTGCGGAGACCTTCGACCTGATCGTCTCCAACCCGCCCTTCGTCATCTCGCCCGGCGCCCGCCTCACCTACCGGGACGGCGGCATGGCCGGCGACGACCTCTGCCGCACCCTGGTCCAGCAGGCGGGCGACCACCTGAACGAGGGGGGATACGCCCAGTTCCTCGCCAACTGGCAGCACGTGGAGGGCGAGGAGTGGCAGGACCGGCTCCGCTCCTGGGTGCCCGCCGGGTGCGACGCCTGGATCGTGCAGCGCGAGGTCCAGGACGTCACGCAGTACGCCGAGCTCTGGCTGCGCGACAGCGGCGACCACCGCAGCGACCCGGAGGCGTACGCCGAGCGGTACGAGGCGTGGCTGGACGAGTTCGAGGCGCGCGGGACCACCGCCGTCGGCTTCGGCTGGATCACGTTGCGCAGGTCCGCCGCCGCGGCCGCGGGGCGCCCGTCGGTCGTCGTCGAGGAGTGGCCGCACGCCGTGCAGCAGCCGCTGGGCCGGGCCGTGGAGGAGCACTTCGCCCGCCAGGACTACCTGCGCGACCAGGACGACGCCGCCCTCCTCGCCGGGCACTTCACCCTCGCCACCGAGGTCGTGCAGGAGCAGGTGGGCCTGCCCGGGGCGGAGGATCCCGAGCATGTGGTGCTGCGCCAGCACCGCGGGATGATGCGGGCGACCAAGGTGGACGCGGTGGCCGCCGGGTTCGCCGGGGTGTGCGACGGTTCGCTGCCCGCCGGGCGGATCCTGGACGCCATCGCCCAGCTGATGTCCGAGGACCCGGTGCTCCTGCGCGACCGCACCCCGCAGGCGATCCGGCTGCTGGTCGAGGAGGGCTTCCTGGAGCCGGTGGCGGGCCCTGTCGCGGGACAGGGGATCGGGTGA
- a CDS encoding small secreted protein — MNKKLAAALSGGAVLVLTLSGCSDDSDDKVNDWAKKVCDQVQPQLQKIANANASIQQQTADNSKPADVQKTDSAAFQQISQAYKSLGAAVDSAGPPPVDDGETTQKEAVKELNASATAYAGLKTKVDALETKDQAKFADGLKGIADELNKISTSGDQALKKLQSGEVGTAMSKQKGCQKPAPSTGPASPGGSAAPEAGAATPSASASEEKKA, encoded by the coding sequence GTGAACAAGAAGCTTGCAGCCGCACTGTCCGGCGGTGCGGTACTCGTACTGACGCTGTCGGGTTGCAGCGACGACAGCGACGACAAGGTGAACGACTGGGCCAAGAAGGTCTGCGACCAGGTCCAGCCGCAGCTCCAGAAGATCGCCAACGCCAACGCCTCCATCCAGCAGCAGACCGCTGACAACAGCAAGCCCGCCGACGTCCAGAAGACGGACTCGGCCGCCTTCCAGCAGATCTCCCAGGCGTACAAGTCGCTGGGCGCGGCCGTGGACTCGGCCGGTCCGCCGCCGGTCGACGACGGTGAGACCACGCAGAAGGAGGCCGTGAAGGAGCTGAACGCCTCCGCCACGGCGTACGCCGGTCTGAAGACCAAGGTCGACGCCCTGGAGACCAAGGACCAGGCGAAGTTCGCCGACGGCCTCAAGGGCATCGCCGACGAGCTGAACAAGATCAGCACCAGCGGTGACCAGGCGCTGAAGAAGCTCCAGTCCGGTGAGGTCGGCACCGCGATGTCGAAGCAGAAGGGCTGCCAGAAGCCGGCGCCCTCGACCGGGCCCGCCAGCCCCGGGGGATCCGCGGCGCCGGAAGCGGGCGCGGCGACTCCCTCGGCGTCGGCCTCGGAGGAGAAGAAGGCGTAG